One segment of Salvia splendens isolate huo1 chromosome 20, SspV2, whole genome shotgun sequence DNA contains the following:
- the LOC121781994 gene encoding gibberellin 20 oxidase 1-D-like, which translates to MTINCMIASEPSMPQSAAKKQPLIFDAKLLQHQTTIPPQFIWPDDEKPSADLPELDVSLIDLRDFLSGDPAAARRASDLVGEACRKHGFFLVVNHGVDESLVAAAHRKMDDFFLQPLHEKQRAARKLGEHCGYASSFTGRFSSKLPWKETLSFEYSAKSGDDHIVEDYFTNTLGQDFAHLGKVYQEYCSSMSRLSLGIMELLGMSLGVERCHFKEFFEANESIMRLNYYPPCQRPHETLGTGPHCDPTSLTILHQDSVGGLQVHVDGQWRSIAPNVNAFVVNIGDTFMALSNGRYNSCLHRAVVNSTSSRKSLAFFLCPDKNRVVRPPPQLVDAAFPRAYPDFDWADLLEFTQKHYRADMNTMTSFSTWINDRRVH; encoded by the exons aTGACGATCAATTGCATGATTGCAAGCGAGCCCTCGATGCCTCAATCCGCCGCCAAAAAGCAGCCTCTCATCTTCGACGCCAAGCTGCTTCAGCACCAGACCACCATCCCGCCGCAGTTCATCTGGCCGGACGACGAGAAGCCCTCCGCCGACCTGCCGGAGCTCGACGTCTCTCTGATCGACCTCCGCGACTTCCTCTCCGGCGACCCCGCCGCAGCCCGCCGGGCATCCGACCTGGTCGGCGAGGCCTGCCGCAAGCACGGCTTCTTCCTCGTCGTCAACCACGGCGTCGACGAATCCCTCGTCGCCGCCGCCCACCGCAAGATGGACGACTTCTTCCTCCAGCCGCTGCACGAGAAGCAGCGCGCTGCCCGCAAGCTCGGCGAGCACTGCGGCTACGCCAGCAGCTTCACAGGGAGATTCTCCTCGAAGCTGCCGTGGAAGGAGACGCTCTCCTTCGAGTACTCCGCCAAGAGCGGCGACGACCACATTGTGGAGGACTACTTCACCAACACTCTGGGTCAAGATTTTGCACACTTGGG GAAAGTGTACCAAGAATACTGCAGCTCCATGAGTCGTCTCTCCCTAGGGATAATGGAATTATTAGGGATGAGCCTAGGAGTGGAGAGGTGTCACTTCAAAGAATTCTTCGAAGCAAACGAATCAATAATGAGACTAAACTATTACCCTCCGTGCCAGCGGCCCCACGAGACACTAGGCACGGGGCCGCACTGCGACCCGACCTCACTAACCATCCTGCACCAAGACTCAGTGGGCGGGCTGCAGGTCCACGTGGACGGGCAGTGGCGTTCCATCGCCCCCAATGTTAACGCATTCGTAGTCAACATTGGGGACACCTTCATGGCCCTCTCCAACGGCCGCTACAACAGCTGTCTGCACCGTGCCGTCGTCAACAGCACCAGCTCTAGAAAATCCCTAGCCTTCTTCCTCTGCCCCGACAAAAACAGGGTGGTAAGGCCTCCGCCGCAGCTCGTCGACGCCGCCTTTCCTAGGGCGTATCCGGATTTCGACTGGGCGGACTTGCTCGAGTTCACACAGAAACACTACAGAGCCGACATGAATACTATGACATCATTCTCCACGTGGATCAATGATCGACGTGTCCACTGA